One window of Metopolophium dirhodum isolate CAU chromosome 3, ASM1992520v1, whole genome shotgun sequence genomic DNA carries:
- the LOC132942026 gene encoding histone H3, whose product MARTKQTARKSTGGKAPRKQLATKAARKSAPATGGVKKPHRYRPGTVALREIRRYQKSTELLIRKLPFQRLVREIAQDFKTDLRFQSSAVMALQEASEAYLVGLFEDTNLCAIHAKRVTIMPKDIQLARRIRGERA is encoded by the coding sequence ATGGCACGTACCAAGCAAACCGCCCGCAAGTCGACCGGAGGAAAGGCGCCCAGGAAGCAGCTGGCCACTAAAGCCGCACGTAAGAGCGCACCCGCCACCGGAGGAGTGAAGAAGCCACATCGTTACCGACCCGGAACCGTCGCCCTCCGTGAAATCCGTCGTTACCAGAAGAGCACGGAACTGTTGATCCGCAAATTGCCGTTCCAACGTCTGGTGCGTGAGATAGCCCAGGATTTCAAGACCGACCTGCGTTTCCAGAGCTCTGCCGTCATGGCGTTGCAAGAAGCTAGCGAGGCCTACTTGGTAGGACTGTTCGAAGACACCAATCTGTGCGCCATTCACGCCAAGCGTGTCACCATCATGCCAAAGGACATCCAATTGGCTCGTCGCATCCGCGGAGAACGTGCTtag
- the LOC132942038 gene encoding histone H4 yields the protein MTGRGKGGKGLGKGGAKRHRKVLRDNIQGITKPAIRRLARRGGVKRISGLIYEETRGVLKVFLENVIRDAVTYTEHAKRKTVTAMDVVYALKRQGRTLYGFGG from the coding sequence ATGACGGGACGCGGTAAAGGAGGAAAAGGACTTGGCAAAGGAGGCGCCAAACGTCATCGTAAAGTGTTGCGTGATAACATCCAAGGAATAACCAAACCTGCCATTCGTCGGTTGGCTCGCCGTGGAGGAGTGAAGCGTATCTCCGGTTTGATCTACGAAGAAACACGTGGCGTCTTGAAAGTGTTCCTGGAAAACGTAATCCGCGACGCTGTGACGTACACCGAACACGCCAAGAGGAAAACAGTCACCGCCATGGACGTCGTTTACGCGCTAAAACGTCAAGGCCGTACCCTTTACGGTTTTGGAGGCTAA
- the LOC132942024 gene encoding histone H2A, translating into MSGRGKAGKAKGGKSKTRSSRAGLQFPVGRIHRLLRKGNYAERVGAGAPVYLAAVMEYLAAEVLELAGNAARDNKKSRIIPRHLQLAIRNDEELNKLLSGVTIAQGGVLPNIQAVLLPKKTEKKA; encoded by the coding sequence ATGAGCGGAAGAGGCAAAGCAGGAAAAGCGAAAGGAGGCAAGTCCAAGACCAGATCGTCCCGTGCCGGACTCCAGTTCCCGGTCGGTCGTATCCATCGTTTGTTGAGAAAGGGAAATTACGCCGAGCGCGTCGGAGCCGGAGCACCGGTTTACCTGGCCGCAGTCATGGAGTACTTGGCAGCCGAAGTTTTGGAGCTGGCCGGTAACGCCGCCCGTGACAACAAGAAGTCTCGCATCATCCCTAGGCATTTGCAATTGGCCATCAGGAATGACGAGGAGTTGAACAAATTGTTATCCGGAGTGACTATTGCTCAAGGTGGGGTTTTGCCCAACATTCAAGCCGTGCTCTTGCCAAAGAAGACCGAAAAGAAAGCTTAA
- the LOC132942029 gene encoding histone H2B-like, with protein sequence MAPGGKSAGGKAMKKSSGKAQKNIAKSDKKRKPKRKESYAIYIYKVLKQVHPDTGVSSKAMSIMNSFVNDLFERIASESSRLAHYNKRSTITSREIQTAVRLLLPGELAKHAVSEGTKAVTKYTSSK encoded by the coding sequence ATGGCACCAGGAGGTAAATCAGCAGGCGGCAAAGCGATGAAAAAGTCGTCCGGCAAGGCCCAAAAGAACATCGCCAAGTCCGACAAGAAACGCAAGCCCAAGAGGAAAGAGTCGTACGCAATTTACATCTACAAAGTCTTGAAACAAGTACATCCCGACACCGGTGTCTCGTCAAAGGCCATGAGCATCATGAACAGTTTCGTCAACGATCTTTTCGAACGTATTGCTTCGGAATCCAGTCGTTTGGCTCACTACAACAAGCGTTCGACAATCACCAGTCGGGAAATCCAAACCGCCGTCCGTCTCTTGTTGCCCGGCGAACTGGCCAAGCATGCAGTCAGTGAAGGTACCAAAGCCGTCACCAAATACACAAGCTCCAAATAA
- the LOC132941283 gene encoding histone H1A, sperm-like, protein MASMATVQAASSVAPIAASTPKKTKTPTTTKAAVAAPAHPSTAVMVLAAIKELKEKKGSSLPAIKKYMSTNYKVDSTKLAPFIRKFLKAAVVKGSLLQTNGTGAMGHFKLPVDVKKKPAIVKKPSSAKKPAAKSSSATPKKRKVAAKKAPAAAEPVAKKPKVATTAAKPKKSLVKAKKVVVAVKPPKAKKAAATAVKKTKIPKKK, encoded by the coding sequence ATGGCTTCAATGGCAACAGTTCAAGCTGCGTCGTCGGTAGCACCGATCGCCGCCTCAACACCGAAGAAGACGAAAACTCCGACCACCACCAAGGCGGCCGTCGCAGCTCCAGCTCATCCGTCGACCGCCGTAATGGTCCTTGCGGCCATTAAGGAGTTGAAGGAGAAAAAAGGTTCGTCGCTGCCGGCCATCAAGAAATACATGTCCACCAACTACAAAGTGGACTCCACCAAGTTGGCCCCGTTCATACGCAAATTTCTAAAAGCCGCCGTCGTCAAGGGTTCGTTGCTGCAGACCAACGGCACCGGCGCTATGGGACACTTCAAACTTCCCGTCGACGTAAAGAAGAAACCGGCAATCGTCAAGAAGCCAAGCTCTGCTAAGAAACCAGCCGCCAAGTCCTCCAGCGCAACTCCGAAGAAGAGGAAAGTGGCCGCGAAAAAAGCGCCAGCTGCCGCCGAGCCTGTTGCCAAGAAGCCGAAAGTGGCGACAACCGCCGCCAAGCCTAAGAAGTCATTAGTCAAGGCGAAAAAAGTCGTCGTAGCAGTAAAACCGCCAAAAGCAAAAAAAGCAGCAGCAACCGCCGTGAAAAAAACTAAGATCCCCAAGAAGAAGTAA